One genomic segment of Rubripirellula tenax includes these proteins:
- a CDS encoding sulfatase-like hydrolase/transferase — translation MNSTVLRKSFLPLMLFSLIIHATICVAKPPNFVITIADDHGVYHSSVYGANEFQTPNLQRLAEEGIRFDNAYVASPACAPSRAALFTGRMPYSNGIVGNHEFELKPGVRSLLPTLLEQGYEVVFHGKVGHSGPKHYGQYVPDGVKFLGGGGLQQTMTLDQVESFLEQRPEDAPPLALFLGWTDTHTAWPPKEEARIAPEDVVIPPKIFDTPEARVEMTRYVEGAEDIDRRVGETRELIAKYLDVDNTVVVYTSDHGMPWPFAKWSLYETGIRTPLIAVWPGKIKPSTTTDAMVSWIDLMPTLIDLAGGTSPAGIDGRSFSKVLLGETDKHRDVIFATHKGDKDKNVYPIRSVRVGKWKYIRNLHPEFAYTTHTDVWAKESPRIDGHWAHAGHHWQSYIDAAKTDPKAAAFLHDYHSSPAEELYQVEADPFEQKNLAGLPDHAAKLAELRAMVSERMKEIGDDESLSGPPQLLKDFALPPAESKVFDEVDGTVIIEMESTSSPLGEWKNRTTLTPFTGTSYLEFMGNNPGVGAPNSPLNYDFRINTPGDYWISIRSHKRLTGEDGVTARSDMCNDCYFRVEGDYESADATLPLDWLKKDTKFWGNAAELDWKNWSSKVVGDHDAIKTVRYKFKAGEQYRLVVSGRAQRFSLDRIVITRVPDQRFNAIAEESRLVTTKPLADVQKVGRDKFVAWQPLSLSFSGPKASETDNEPNPFLDYRLQVRFTGPSHQIYDVPGYFDGDGNGGESGNQWTVMFTPDEQGVWNYKTSLRHGPNVAVSLADDAGQAVKLDGDRGTIVVQPSDASAPGFLKWGRLEYVGGHYLKFRDGPHWIRGGVDSPENFLAYAGFDNTPANHRYADHASDWKDGDPDWNNGSGKAIIGALNSLSDQRVNSLYFLTMNIGGDGDDVWPWTGKPARKGSPTDDNRHFDLSKLRQWEAVFSHAQRQGINLHFVFNEAEEANKSELDDGELGIERKLYYREMIARFGHHNALGWNLCEEYNVDFDLGPERIRSFADYVGAVDSYGHPITVHSAHDPLKALEFIFGDKRFGMTSIQLNQRRIDTLVEDFRKATAAAGRPLPISMDEFTLDVGQNASWKPFNRPELHRKQKLWPTLLSGGQIEFILEDLLGTESFKTPDLQALWKSVAIARTFIENHLPFWEMSPADELVEGESTLEVGLGSGKSFQLGAQVFHKPNVVYAIYFPSATSTGRLDMRAARGEFQARWFNPRTGDFDGPFIMQTAGDWSKLGDPPSEREEDWVLILKRTDS, via the coding sequence ATGAATTCAACCGTTTTGAGAAAATCGTTTCTTCCGCTGATGCTCTTCAGCTTGATCATCCATGCGACCATTTGCGTCGCAAAACCGCCTAACTTCGTGATCACCATTGCGGACGATCATGGTGTGTATCACTCATCCGTCTATGGCGCGAACGAGTTTCAAACGCCCAACCTTCAGCGATTGGCGGAAGAAGGAATCCGATTCGACAATGCCTATGTCGCGTCGCCGGCATGTGCGCCCAGCCGCGCGGCTTTATTCACCGGACGTATGCCGTACAGCAATGGCATCGTTGGCAACCACGAGTTTGAACTCAAGCCCGGTGTCCGCTCGCTGTTGCCGACGCTTTTGGAACAAGGTTACGAAGTGGTCTTTCATGGCAAAGTCGGGCACTCCGGTCCGAAGCACTATGGGCAGTACGTTCCCGACGGTGTCAAGTTTCTCGGCGGTGGCGGTTTGCAACAAACCATGACCCTGGATCAGGTGGAATCGTTTCTCGAGCAGCGTCCCGAAGACGCCCCGCCGTTGGCACTGTTCCTGGGCTGGACCGACACTCACACCGCATGGCCGCCCAAAGAAGAAGCCCGAATCGCTCCCGAAGACGTTGTCATTCCGCCGAAGATCTTTGATACGCCCGAAGCCCGAGTGGAAATGACGCGATACGTCGAAGGAGCCGAGGACATTGACCGTCGCGTCGGAGAAACTCGAGAGCTGATCGCCAAATACCTGGACGTGGACAATACCGTGGTCGTTTACACGTCTGATCATGGGATGCCGTGGCCGTTCGCGAAATGGTCGCTTTACGAAACGGGAATCCGTACTCCGTTGATTGCCGTCTGGCCTGGAAAGATCAAACCCAGCACAACGACCGATGCGATGGTCAGTTGGATTGACCTGATGCCGACACTGATCGACTTGGCCGGTGGGACGTCGCCCGCAGGAATCGACGGACGGTCGTTCTCCAAGGTGCTGTTGGGGGAAACCGACAAGCATCGCGACGTGATCTTCGCGACGCACAAAGGTGATAAGGACAAGAACGTCTACCCGATTCGCAGTGTCCGCGTGGGCAAGTGGAAATACATCCGCAACCTGCACCCCGAGTTCGCCTACACCACCCACACGGACGTTTGGGCCAAAGAATCCCCGCGGATCGACGGTCATTGGGCGCACGCCGGCCACCACTGGCAATCGTACATCGACGCAGCCAAAACGGACCCGAAGGCGGCCGCATTCCTGCACGACTATCACAGCAGTCCTGCAGAAGAGCTTTATCAGGTTGAAGCGGACCCATTCGAGCAGAAAAATCTTGCGGGCTTGCCGGACCATGCGGCGAAACTGGCAGAATTGCGAGCGATGGTTTCTGAGCGAATGAAAGAAATCGGAGATGACGAATCGCTCAGCGGACCGCCGCAATTGCTGAAAGATTTTGCACTTCCACCTGCTGAATCCAAAGTTTTTGACGAGGTCGACGGAACCGTCATCATCGAAATGGAAAGCACATCGTCGCCTCTCGGTGAATGGAAAAATCGCACGACACTGACACCATTCACTGGCACCAGCTATCTGGAATTCATGGGCAACAACCCCGGCGTCGGTGCTCCGAATTCACCCTTGAACTACGACTTTCGCATCAACACGCCGGGCGATTATTGGATCTCGATTCGATCCCACAAACGATTGACGGGAGAGGATGGAGTCACCGCACGCAGTGATATGTGTAATGACTGCTACTTTCGAGTCGAAGGTGACTACGAATCCGCTGACGCGACGCTGCCGCTGGATTGGCTCAAGAAAGACACGAAGTTTTGGGGGAATGCCGCCGAACTGGATTGGAAAAACTGGTCTAGCAAGGTGGTTGGCGACCACGATGCCATCAAGACGGTTCGCTACAAGTTCAAGGCGGGCGAGCAATATCGATTGGTCGTTTCTGGACGGGCACAGCGTTTCAGTCTGGATCGGATCGTTATCACTCGCGTACCCGACCAGCGCTTCAACGCGATTGCCGAGGAATCCCGATTGGTGACTACCAAACCGCTGGCGGACGTTCAGAAAGTCGGTCGCGATAAGTTCGTGGCGTGGCAACCGCTGTCCCTCTCGTTCAGTGGACCGAAGGCTTCCGAAACCGACAACGAACCAAACCCTTTCCTCGACTATCGACTTCAGGTTCGATTCACCGGTCCATCCCACCAGATCTATGATGTTCCCGGCTACTTCGATGGTGATGGAAACGGTGGTGAATCAGGGAACCAGTGGACAGTCATGTTCACTCCGGATGAGCAAGGCGTCTGGAACTACAAGACCTCGCTCCGACATGGCCCCAATGTTGCCGTCTCGCTGGCGGACGACGCTGGCCAAGCAGTCAAACTGGATGGCGACCGCGGAACAATCGTGGTCCAGCCTAGTGATGCATCGGCGCCCGGCTTTTTGAAGTGGGGCCGTCTGGAGTACGTCGGTGGTCACTACCTAAAATTTCGCGATGGACCGCATTGGATTCGCGGCGGTGTCGACAGCCCCGAGAACTTCCTTGCCTACGCTGGATTCGACAACACACCCGCAAATCATCGCTACGCCGACCACGCTTCCGATTGGAAAGATGGCGATCCTGACTGGAACAACGGTAGTGGCAAAGCAATCATCGGTGCCCTGAACAGCCTCTCTGATCAGAGGGTCAACAGTCTGTACTTCCTGACGATGAACATCGGTGGCGATGGCGACGACGTGTGGCCTTGGACCGGAAAGCCAGCTCGGAAAGGAAGCCCAACGGACGACAACCGTCACTTCGACTTGAGCAAGCTACGGCAATGGGAAGCGGTCTTCTCGCACGCTCAGCGACAAGGGATCAATTTGCACTTCGTCTTCAATGAAGCCGAAGAAGCCAATAAAAGCGAGCTCGATGACGGTGAGCTTGGCATTGAACGGAAACTGTACTATCGCGAAATGATCGCCCGGTTCGGCCATCACAATGCGCTCGGCTGGAACTTGTGCGAGGAATACAATGTTGACTTCGACCTGGGTCCCGAACGAATTCGTTCGTTTGCTGACTATGTCGGCGCGGTGGATTCCTACGGTCATCCGATCACCGTTCACTCAGCCCACGATCCACTGAAGGCTTTGGAATTCATATTCGGTGACAAACGCTTTGGGATGACGTCGATCCAGCTGAATCAACGTCGCATCGATACGCTGGTGGAGGACTTCCGTAAGGCGACCGCCGCCGCTGGTCGTCCTTTGCCAATATCAATGGATGAGTTCACGCTCGACGTCGGACAAAACGCCTCCTGGAAACCATTCAACCGGCCCGAATTGCATCGCAAACAAAAACTCTGGCCCACCCTGCTGTCGGGAGGTCAAATCGAATTCATCCTCGAAGACCTGCTCGGAACAGAATCATTCAAGACGCCCGACCTGCAGGCTTTGTGGAAGTCCGTCGCGATCGCACGAACGTTCATAGAGAATCACCTGCCGTTCTGGGAGATGTCACCGGCAGATGAGTTGGTCGAAGGTGAATCGACACTGGAAGTCGGACTGGGCTCGGGAAAATCTTTTCAGCTGGGTGCTCAAGTATTTCATAAGCCCAATGTGGTCTACGCCATCTACTTTCCATCCGCGACCAGCACAGGACGGCTCGATATGCGCGCAGCGCGTGGCGAGTTTCAAGCACGCTGGTTCAACCCGCGCACCGGCGACTTTGACGGGCCGTTCATTATGCAAACGGCAGGCGACTGGAGCAAACTGGGGGACCCTCCTTCGGAACGCGAGGAAGATTGGGTACTGATCTTGAAACGTACAGATAGTTAA
- a CDS encoding HpcH/HpaI aldolase family protein, whose product MTNSFRSRLIDHKKLIGTMITLPNAATAEIIADCGFDWLFLDSEHAPLETPDILAILQAVGHRIPCVVRVPSCDEVPIKKVLDLGAQGIVVPLVNTAEQARDVVRFARYAPEGRRGIGLGRAQGYGARFQEYLASANDEVAVIVQAEHAEAVENIDEIVRVPGIDAVFLGPYDLSASLGKVGLFDDSTVTDAINRVTTSCLSANMPLGVFGVSARAVQPFLEQNYTLITVGTDTLFLGTAAKDALMHLR is encoded by the coding sequence ATGACAAATTCTTTCCGATCGCGTCTGATCGACCACAAGAAACTGATCGGCACCATGATCACGCTGCCCAACGCTGCAACAGCCGAAATTATTGCTGACTGTGGATTCGATTGGTTGTTCCTCGATAGTGAACATGCTCCGCTAGAGACTCCGGATATTTTGGCGATTCTGCAAGCAGTGGGGCACCGCATCCCTTGTGTTGTACGTGTGCCTTCCTGCGATGAGGTTCCCATTAAGAAGGTTCTGGATCTTGGCGCTCAAGGAATCGTTGTTCCCTTGGTCAACACAGCGGAGCAGGCGCGAGATGTCGTTCGCTTCGCGCGCTATGCGCCAGAAGGCCGACGCGGTATCGGTCTCGGACGCGCTCAGGGATACGGAGCGAGATTTCAAGAGTACCTAGCGTCCGCCAATGATGAAGTTGCAGTGATCGTCCAAGCGGAGCATGCCGAAGCGGTCGAAAACATTGATGAGATCGTAAGAGTTCCCGGAATCGACGCGGTCTTTCTCGGCCCCTACGACCTTTCAGCCAGCCTTGGGAAAGTGGGCTTGTTCGACGATTCAACTGTAACAGATGCGATCAATCGTGTGACCACTTCATGCCTATCGGCCAACATGCCGCTTGGGGTTTTTGGAGTGTCCGCGCGTGCAGTACAGCCGTTTCTTGAACAGAACTACACACTGATCACCGTCGGCACAGACACGCTGTTCCTCGGCACAGCGGCCAAGGATGCGTTGATGCATCTTAGGTAG
- a CDS encoding sulfatase: MKTICLTIFTLIATTLIPQRPACAEKPNVLFLIADDLNTALSGFGHKQCKTPNLDRLAQRGVKFENMHCQYPVCGASRASIMSGLYPYSNLTLGNEGTLRGSMPNVVTLSQTFRNNGYYAGRVSKIYHMRIPSEIIAGTAESDDPFSWDEAINVKALEQTAPGELTNWSPKDRGSQTFTGVVASDGDSEHADGMAADRAIEILDQVKDDPFFLAVGFVRPHVPLVAPKKYFDQYNRNAMETPVVPENDLDDVPGIIRDYKRNSTTYGVTPELHQGLLQAYYASVSYMDAQVGRVLDALEEKGLAENTIVVFTSDHGYLLGHHHKFQKQHLFEEATRVPFIISVPWLNDQHGRGTTKITELVDLYPTLAELAELTAPDTLQGTSLKPLLVDTESPTWTKEQAFTISRSGGESIRTANWRFTQWGFGEKGLELYDLKNDPDEFTNQAKNPEHASVVKMLLAQLIAKRDAAGFKQNRTAIVGKPGKGKPKK; the protein is encoded by the coding sequence ATGAAAACGATCTGCCTGACAATCTTTACCCTGATTGCAACGACACTGATTCCGCAACGACCGGCATGTGCTGAGAAGCCGAACGTCCTGTTCCTGATTGCCGATGACCTGAATACCGCTCTGAGTGGTTTTGGGCACAAGCAATGCAAAACACCGAACCTCGATCGCCTCGCCCAGCGCGGTGTCAAGTTTGAGAACATGCACTGTCAGTATCCGGTCTGTGGCGCGTCGCGTGCGTCGATCATGTCCGGCCTCTATCCGTATTCGAATTTGACGCTGGGCAATGAAGGCACCTTGCGAGGCAGCATGCCCAATGTAGTAACGCTGTCTCAGACGTTTCGCAACAACGGCTACTACGCGGGACGAGTCAGCAAGATTTATCACATGCGGATTCCGTCTGAGATCATCGCCGGAACAGCGGAAAGCGATGACCCCTTCTCATGGGACGAAGCGATCAACGTCAAAGCTCTGGAGCAAACCGCTCCAGGTGAACTGACAAATTGGTCGCCGAAAGACAGAGGATCGCAAACCTTCACTGGAGTTGTTGCATCCGACGGAGACAGCGAACACGCCGATGGTATGGCAGCAGATCGCGCCATCGAGATCCTTGACCAAGTGAAAGACGATCCGTTTTTTCTGGCCGTGGGATTCGTGCGACCGCACGTTCCGCTCGTGGCACCAAAGAAGTACTTCGACCAGTACAATCGCAACGCAATGGAAACGCCGGTTGTGCCAGAGAATGACCTGGACGACGTGCCGGGAATCATCCGCGACTACAAAAGAAACAGCACAACGTACGGAGTGACGCCGGAACTGCACCAAGGGCTGCTACAGGCTTACTACGCCAGCGTTTCCTACATGGACGCCCAGGTCGGACGCGTCCTGGATGCTCTGGAGGAAAAAGGTTTGGCGGAGAATACGATTGTCGTCTTCACCAGCGACCACGGCTACCTCCTGGGGCATCACCACAAATTCCAGAAGCAGCACCTGTTCGAAGAGGCCACGCGCGTGCCGTTTATCATCAGTGTGCCGTGGCTCAACGATCAGCACGGCCGTGGCACTACCAAGATCACGGAACTGGTCGATCTTTATCCGACTCTGGCCGAACTGGCAGAACTTACCGCTCCGGATACCCTTCAGGGAACGAGCCTGAAACCGCTGCTCGTTGATACTGAGTCACCCACTTGGACAAAGGAGCAGGCTTTCACGATTAGCCGCAGCGGCGGGGAATCCATTCGCACAGCGAATTGGCGTTTCACACAGTGGGGCTTTGGCGAGAAAGGTCTGGAGTTGTACGACCTGAAAAACGACCCGGACGAATTCACGAACCAGGCAAAAAATCCTGAGCATGCCTCGGTCGTGAAGATGCTACTGGCGCAACTGATCGCCAAGCGTGATGCGGCAGGTTTCAAACAGAACAGGACGGCGATTGTCGGCAAACCTGGCAAGGGCAAACCGAAGAAGTAA
- a CDS encoding DUF6797 domain-containing protein codes for MFLVMASAWGETPALHQLLERADPANIAAEARLRGNPNRGALVYFKSAAGCVQCHQGTAGQNSPLGPDLSRLGEGITDVHLVEALLHPSKSIRKGFGTVQILTFDGDIKSGMFVREDDETLVLRDAGNLQAEIVIAKHDIEVRSEKTVSMMPGGLMATLGSQRDILDLFSYLFAIQAGGPDRAHELKPNEDQLIVVDDAANLNHAGILRRVEKSNAKGGKQIFEASCVQCHGADGNTPSLATARAFGKQKLKFGADPYSMFKTLSNGNGLMAATTALSPIERYEVIGYIRNRFMKDSNPEYKPITDDYLKSLPTGTDMGDFKPDPDRDYGPALASQLGRDVNSALTVSLGDQTIAYNLHTMDQAGLWAGGFLDVDQTQHKRGRGEGYAQPKGNPVPALATWQWGHDASLDYPTDDLLPRGPLPNRWLDYHGHHLHGDQIVLSYAIDGREILEVPSAIDGETAVRQTLRISPGKSLVLAIGPQQPQITGDTTGVTSTLDEQQRWVVRIPRDKDARVIDIVRFADAESDSSTRRDLNLERVDPAKMIEGGDLRWPQTLETVGYRGFQDSAYAVDTISIPESSPWNTWFRTSAIDFFPDGRLAVATVGGDVWIVSGVDDELMNLRWKRFAGGMYEPFGIKVVDGLIYVTCRDRLTRLHDLNNDGEADFYENFSADTDVSTYFHAFNFDLQTDSQGNFYYAKAGQYTDYKLAGAIVKVSPDGKTRSIVCTGLRTPNGMGILPDDRLTVSDNQGTWMPASKVNLVKPGGFYGYVQNKKGGAWAPDGGRIDVKKVVPPKTFDQPLIWMPQEVDNSSGGQVFVDDSRWGPLAGRLLHTSFGQGSLFYLMKQEIGGVEQASLVKFPHDFDTGIMRGRVNPVDGQLYVTGLNGWNDNGRAGLADKGIYRVRYTGKPLRMIENCQVESGGLRIQFNFPVDSSSATDVASYVAQQWNYKWTENYGSDHYHPETREPGEQSVVISNVELSDDRKSVLLKIPRLRPVNQLRLQVNVKDESGATFSEDIYWTIHSVAAPNARR; via the coding sequence ATGTTTCTAGTAATGGCGTCGGCGTGGGGTGAGACGCCAGCGTTGCATCAACTGCTTGAACGAGCTGACCCGGCCAATATCGCGGCGGAGGCTCGTCTCCGTGGCAATCCGAATCGCGGTGCCTTGGTCTATTTCAAATCGGCTGCCGGCTGCGTTCAATGTCATCAGGGTACCGCTGGTCAGAATTCACCACTCGGTCCAGATCTATCGCGACTTGGCGAAGGAATCACGGACGTTCATTTGGTGGAGGCGTTGCTGCATCCGTCCAAGTCCATCCGCAAGGGATTTGGGACCGTTCAAATTTTGACATTCGATGGTGATATCAAGTCCGGTATGTTCGTTCGTGAAGACGACGAGACACTTGTGCTTCGTGATGCCGGAAACTTGCAGGCCGAAATTGTGATCGCGAAGCACGATATCGAAGTGCGCAGCGAGAAGACGGTATCGATGATGCCCGGCGGACTGATGGCGACACTCGGTTCACAGCGAGACATCCTTGACCTGTTCAGTTACTTGTTTGCAATTCAGGCGGGCGGTCCTGATCGCGCCCATGAGCTGAAGCCAAACGAAGATCAATTGATTGTCGTGGACGACGCTGCCAACCTGAACCACGCTGGCATCTTACGGCGCGTCGAAAAGTCCAACGCCAAAGGCGGAAAGCAGATTTTCGAGGCGTCGTGCGTGCAATGCCACGGAGCAGACGGGAATACGCCGTCGCTGGCCACAGCAAGGGCATTTGGCAAACAAAAACTGAAGTTTGGTGCTGATCCCTACAGCATGTTTAAGACGCTGTCCAATGGCAACGGCTTGATGGCAGCGACCACTGCGCTGTCGCCGATCGAACGTTACGAAGTCATTGGCTACATTCGCAATCGCTTCATGAAAGACTCGAATCCCGAATATAAGCCGATCACAGACGACTATCTGAAATCACTGCCAACCGGGACGGACATGGGAGACTTCAAACCGGATCCAGATCGTGACTATGGCCCGGCGCTGGCGTCTCAATTGGGGCGTGACGTCAACAGTGCCCTCACCGTCAGTCTGGGCGACCAGACGATCGCCTACAACTTGCACACGATGGACCAAGCGGGCCTATGGGCAGGTGGTTTTCTAGACGTGGATCAAACTCAGCACAAACGGGGCCGTGGAGAAGGTTATGCGCAGCCCAAGGGGAATCCGGTGCCCGCATTGGCGACTTGGCAGTGGGGCCATGACGCATCGCTCGACTACCCGACCGATGACTTGCTGCCACGCGGTCCGCTGCCAAATCGCTGGCTGGACTATCACGGTCACCATCTGCACGGTGATCAGATTGTTCTTTCCTATGCGATTGATGGACGCGAAATACTAGAAGTTCCTTCCGCGATCGACGGTGAAACCGCCGTACGTCAGACGCTGCGAATCAGCCCTGGCAAGTCTCTCGTTTTGGCCATCGGCCCGCAGCAACCTCAAATCACCGGAGACACCACAGGCGTCACATCAACACTTGATGAGCAGCAGCGATGGGTGGTGCGAATTCCCCGCGACAAAGATGCTCGTGTGATCGACATCGTACGGTTTGCCGACGCCGAATCGGATTCCTCAACGCGCAGGGATCTTAACCTGGAGCGGGTCGATCCGGCCAAGATGATCGAAGGCGGCGACTTGCGGTGGCCACAAACGCTCGAAACGGTCGGATACCGCGGCTTTCAAGACAGCGCCTATGCCGTCGATACGATTTCCATTCCTGAGTCGTCGCCTTGGAACACTTGGTTTCGCACATCGGCGATCGACTTCTTTCCGGACGGCCGACTCGCCGTTGCCACCGTCGGTGGAGATGTTTGGATCGTTTCGGGTGTTGACGACGAATTGATGAACCTGAGGTGGAAGCGGTTTGCCGGTGGTATGTACGAACCGTTCGGGATCAAGGTTGTTGATGGACTGATCTACGTGACATGCCGAGACCGGCTGACGCGTTTGCACGATTTGAACAACGATGGAGAGGCCGATTTCTATGAGAACTTCAGTGCGGACACGGATGTGTCGACCTACTTTCATGCGTTCAACTTTGATTTGCAAACCGACAGCCAAGGCAATTTTTACTATGCAAAGGCTGGTCAGTACACGGACTACAAATTGGCCGGCGCGATCGTGAAAGTCTCACCGGATGGCAAGACGCGTAGTATCGTTTGTACCGGACTGCGGACGCCAAACGGGATGGGCATTCTTCCCGATGACCGGCTAACCGTTAGTGACAATCAGGGCACTTGGATGCCGGCGTCGAAGGTCAACTTGGTGAAGCCGGGTGGATTCTATGGCTACGTTCAAAATAAGAAGGGTGGCGCGTGGGCGCCTGATGGAGGTCGCATCGACGTCAAGAAAGTTGTGCCACCGAAAACGTTCGATCAGCCACTGATTTGGATGCCACAAGAGGTCGACAACTCGTCGGGCGGCCAAGTGTTTGTCGATGACTCTCGCTGGGGGCCGTTGGCGGGACGTCTTCTGCACACGAGCTTTGGACAAGGAAGTTTGTTCTATCTGATGAAGCAGGAAATCGGTGGCGTTGAACAAGCCTCACTCGTCAAGTTTCCGCACGACTTCGACACCGGAATCATGCGCGGCCGTGTGAATCCCGTCGATGGTCAACTCTATGTCACAGGACTCAACGGATGGAACGACAACGGTCGCGCGGGACTCGCCGACAAAGGGATCTACCGCGTCCGGTACACGGGCAAGCCGCTTCGTATGATCGAGAACTGCCAAGTTGAATCGGGCGGTCTTCGCATTCAATTCAACTTCCCCGTCGATTCATCCTCAGCAACCGATGTTGCCTCGTACGTCGCCCAGCAGTGGAACTATAAGTGGACCGAGAATTATGGATCGGACCACTACCACCCCGAAACCCGAGAGCCGGGTGAACAGTCAGTGGTAATTTCGAACGTCGAACTATCGGATGATCGCAAGTCGGTGCTATTGAAGATCCCGAGGCTGCGCCCCGTCAATCAGCTGCGTTTGCAAGTGAATGTCAAGGATGAGTCCGGGGCAACGTTCAGCGAAGACATTTACTGGACCATTCACAGCGTCGCTGCACCGAACGCCAGGCGTTAG